The genomic segment GTTCGTGCCTGCTTCTTCACATTCTTTATAATACTTTTCCACTTGTTCAAGTTGCTTTCCATCAAGCAACACTTTTGCCGCTCGACCTTCATAAACAATACGAACAGTAATTTCATCATAAACCGACTCTGTCATTGTATAGCTATCTACAACCGCACCAAATACATCCAGCGTTGCGTCAATCGGTGTACCAGTAAAGCCGACATAAGTAGCGTTTGGTAAAGAATCGTGAAGATACTTAGCAAAGCCGAAAGTTTTTTTCACTCCGTCTTCAGTGACTGTAATTTTCTGTTCTAAATTGGTTTGACTACGGTGTGCTTCATCCGAGATACAAATGACGTTAGTTCGCTCCGTCAGCAGCTCCAAATCTTCAGTAAACTTATGAATAGTAGTCAGGAAAACACCACCACTTTTACGTCCCTTTAGGTGCTCTCGGAGTTCAGCGCGGCTCTCTACGCTAATGATGTTTTGATCACCAACATAACCTTTTGCATTGGTGAATTGACCTGAAAGCTGATCATCCAGATCTGTACGGTCAGTAATGAGAATTATGGTTGGGCTACCCAATTCGACATCTTTCATCAGTAGGCGAGATAAGAACAACATTGTGTAACTCTTACCACAACCAGTCGCACCGAAATAAGTACCACCTTTACCGTCACCACTCACCAACTTACCGTGCTCATCAAAGCACTTCATATGTTGTTTGATATTAGAAAAAAGCTTTGTTGCTGCGTAATACTGAGGATAACGACAAACAATTTTTTCTTGCTTGCTTGAGGTATCAGGTAAGTAGATAAAGTGACGTATCACATCAGTAAGGCGCTTCTTATTAAACAAGCCGCTGATCATCGTAAACAGTGAATCAATACCGTCTTTGTCTAGTTTCTCTTCACCCGTAATTTTACGCCAAGAGTAAAAGAACTCATATGAGGCAAAGTACGATCCCATTTTGCTGTTCACACCATCACTAATTACGCACAGAGCGTTGTATTTGAATAATTCAGGGATATCTCGATCATAACGAGTGGTCAGCTGTTTATACGCATCATAGATAGTCGCTTCTCCACGAATGGCACTCTTAAATTCAAATACCACAAGAGGTAAGCCATTGATGTATAGAATCCCGTCAGGGATACGCAGCTCATAGCCTTGTATCTCCATTTGGTTAACGATGCGATAAATATTACCGTCTTGCTTTGGTAAGTAACTCAAACTCGATTCTGCTACTTCTAGCTGGTCACTACCCTCTGATTTAAAAGCAGCAACAACTCTCTCAAAGTTAATAAGCTGAATGTATAAATCTTTCTGGCTTGCATCTTCACGCTTGAGCAAAAAGCCATCAGAGACAAACTTCATTATGGCTTTGTTGGTATCGTAGAGATCTGAAGCTGGAAGGTACTCAAGCTTATGGATAATTCGGTCTATCTCATAGGCTGTAATACCTTCTGCTTGATAACGTTTAGCTAGAAATTCACGAAGATCGGACTTAATCAGCACATCTTCAGGTGCTCGCTCAATCGTCTCACCACGAGTGTGTGGATAGCCTTCTTTCCCTAGCAGTTCAATAATGGCTTGTTCTAGCCTTTCTTCTGTGAATTTCATTGCGTTCAATTCGTTGCTAATTTACTTAAAATAATTGATCTTAGCTCTTTCAGTTTTTGCGAAGTTTGGGCTAGGGCTTCAATCTTTGAAAAGATGACCTCAGCGATACCCTCAAACTTGGCAAGCACACCTTCAGATGGAACTAAAACCAAAAACTCTTCAATATCTGCCTTTGTTAGAGCTTGTCGAGTAGAAGCACCTTCACTGGTCCCTAATAATCTAGACTTATAGTTCGAACTAGCTAAGGCACACTGCAAGTAATAGGACATCTCTAAGTTTGGTCGAATTATCATCACGTGTTGGTTTACTCTGGCGGGTAAAACCGAATTTGGCACAACGCAACAGCGAGCAACAGAAACCCCCGTAATATTGATAAGTACATCTCTAGGTTCAATTTCTACATTTGCCAGCTTTTTAGCTTGAACATCATCAATGAATGCAAGATCTTCGTACACAAACTGATAATCGTGTACATTCATACTACGAATAAGAGAAATACCTTGGGATTTGTATGCCCCTTTACCACCTCTTGGCGTTGAACCGCTGCCAATTTTAGATGCCAGCTCATCAATGCGCTTAAGAGCCCAGTCCTTTGGTACTAGAGGAAAGTCAATGTTTTTTGTTTCAACCAAAGCAACTGATTCATCAGGTATAGAAAAATCAACAAACCACTGTTTGTAAATAGCTTGAGCGGTATCTTCTAGCTTTTGAGTTAGTTGCTTGTTAAGTGCAATACGGTCATTCACCACATTGTATTCACGCACGATTTCACGCTGCTTCTCGATAGATGGGACTGGTAGCTCAACTTCACACATCTCATCATAATCAAAAAACTCGTGAGCGCTGCCGTGACTCTTAAATCGTGCATAACGGTCAAACTCAGGTCGTCTAAACCACATCATTAAGTACTGAGGATCTAGTTTATTCGCATCCTTGACCTCAAAAATTCGGTATGACGGAGATACAATACACGTATCACCATCCCTAAGCGCTATAGAGATCTTATCTCCATTTCGTGTCGTTGCTCGATTAAAAGCAAACTGGTTTTTCTCCACAATCCTATATTTGGACAGGTCGATACCATTTAAGTTTGTCTTAGCTTTTACAAAGTACTTAGCGTTGTTTATGCCCAGTAAATTATTATATTTTAACGCTTTGTTAGGTAGGCCTTTTTGGACTATATAGTCACCAAGCCTCTTATAGTTTGATTTCATAACCTAACTCTTTAAATACGTTTAACAAATCAAGTTTATATTCTGATTCCTTAACCAAAAGCTCAGTCATATCAGATTTAAGCTCCGTCATTTTTTCATCAAAATCGATGTTCTCATCTCTATTGAAAAAATGAATGTATTTACTAGGAACAAGAGAGTAGTCCTTGGCGGCAATTTCAGCTTTTTTAGCCGAATAGCAGTATTCGGGGATATCAGAGTAATCACTCTCAGCTCCTACTTGCTGCCAAGTGTGAAGTGTATTAGCAAAGTCTGTAATATCTTGCTCAGAGAACTGAATAAACTTCTTCTCAAACGGTTCGCCACGTTGACGTAAATCCATAAACAGAATTTCTTCTTCACGATCTCTGTAGTGCTTCGTCACATCTTCGTAAGCAACTGTATGCGCTCTTTTGTTTTTATTAATTATCCATATAGATACGCTGATATCAGTCGTGTAGAACATACTACCCGGTAATATAATGATGGCTTCTACCAAGTTATTTTCTACTAATTTTGCTCTTATCGCCCTCTCAGTCGCTCCACCTGAAAGTGCTCCATTAGAAAGAACAAATCCAGCGATGCCATTTTCAGATAACTTTGAAACCATATGCAAAATCCAACCATAGTTGGCATTGCTGGTTGATGGTGTTTCGTAACCGTCCCAACGATGATCATCTGTAAGCTCATCAGACGCGCGCCAATCTTTCTGGTTAAACGGAGGATTAGCCATAATGAAATCGGCTTTCAGCGTTTCGTGCTGATCATTGGCAAAAGTATCTTTTGCGGCTGCACCAAGGTTGGCAGAAATGCCTCGGATTGCTAGGTTCATTTTTGCAAGTTTGTAGGTTGCACCTGTGTATTCTTGACCATAAACAGAAATATCTTTTTTGTTACCTTTGTGATTTTCAATGAACTTCATTGACTGAACAAACATACCACCAGAACCACAACAAGGGTCGTAGATTTTACCGCTGTAAGGTTCAATTAATTCCGCGATTAGATTCACAATGCTCTTCGGCGTGTAGAATTCGCCTTTACCCTTACCTTCTGCAATCGCAAATTTAGATAAG from the Paraglaciecola mesophila genome contains:
- a CDS encoding restriction endonuclease subunit S encodes the protein MKSNYKRLGDYIVQKGLPNKALKYNNLLGINNAKYFVKAKTNLNGIDLSKYRIVEKNQFAFNRATTRNGDKISIALRDGDTCIVSPSYRIFEVKDANKLDPQYLMMWFRRPEFDRYARFKSHGSAHEFFDYDEMCEVELPVPSIEKQREIVREYNVVNDRIALNKQLTQKLEDTAQAIYKQWFVDFSIPDESVALVETKNIDFPLVPKDWALKRIDELASKIGSGSTPRGGKGAYKSQGISLIRSMNVHDYQFVYEDLAFIDDVQAKKLANVEIEPRDVLINITGVSVARCCVVPNSVLPARVNQHVMIIRPNLEMSYYLQCALASSNYKSRLLGTSEGASTRQALTKADIEEFLVLVPSEGVLAKFEGIAEVIFSKIEALAQTSQKLKELRSIILSKLATN
- a CDS encoding type I restriction-modification system subunit M, which translates into the protein MECLSVAKPANKKQKSFEESLWDSANKLRGSVESSEYKHIVLSLIFLKFVSDTFEHHRQKLIQNNQEKYVDLVQAYTKENVFYLPEKSRWSFVQQNAKQEDIALKIDTALSTIEKTNKALQGALPDNYFSRLGLDVSKLSALIDVINNIDTLANPHEDVVGRVYEYFLSKFAIAEGKGKGEFYTPKSIVNLIAELIEPYSGKIYDPCCGSGGMFVQSMKFIENHKGNKKDISVYGQEYTGATYKLAKMNLAIRGISANLGAAAKDTFANDQHETLKADFIMANPPFNQKDWRASDELTDDHRWDGYETPSTSNANYGWILHMVSKLSENGIAGFVLSNGALSGGATERAIRAKLVENNLVEAIIILPGSMFYTTDISVSIWIINKNKRAHTVAYEDVTKHYRDREEEILFMDLRQRGEPFEKKFIQFSEQDITDFANTLHTWQQVGAESDYSDIPEYCYSAKKAEIAAKDYSLVPSKYIHFFNRDENIDFDEKMTELKSDMTELLVKESEYKLDLLNVFKELGYEIKL